The Poecilia reticulata strain Guanapo linkage group LG1, Guppy_female_1.0+MT, whole genome shotgun sequence DNA window TGGTTTTTATCAGCAGAAAAAAGGAACGGAGATGTGCAGCATTAGAATAAATGATGACCACATTTAGTTTGACCCGTTTGACTCTAATCAACTCGCTGAGACTGAACTGCATCATTCCTCACAACCCTGGTGTCTCCAATCTGCATCGGAGCTAAATCTGCACAAAGGGAGGAAACTAAATCAGCAGGATTGTTTCTGCTAACCAGATAATTGTTTTCTCTGCCGGATCAATCAGAACCAGCCAGAACCCGACTCATCTGGACCAATCAGAACCCGGCCCGTCTGTGTCTTACCGATGGCGGCTCCGTCCTCCCAGCATCCTCTCTGTCTTCGTCGCGGTCCTCCTCGCCGCTCGGCTCTGAGCTGAACGCCGCCCAGGACTCTCcgtcctcctggttctggttctggttctgctcactGAAGGCCCTCCAGTCCGAATCGTCCTCGCCATCTTTGGCTGAGCTGAAGTTCCCAAAACTCTCACTGCTGGGAAAGTCCGCAAACGTCCCCCTGTCTCCGTCCCGCTGTCCGCCGAGGACCTTAGGGGAGTTGAAGTCTCCAAAGTCGTCCTCCGACTCGGACCCGgcaggttctggaggttctggaccGTCCGGTCGGTTCTGCTCAAAGTCAGCAAAGCCCTGAGCACCGAAGGACGCGGCGTCCCCAAAGTCTCCAAAGTCGTCCACGGCGGGCGTGGCGTCGTCCCCCGGCGGCGGCGGGGACGACCCCGTGGTGCTGATGTCCCCCAGGTCCTCGAGGCCGTCCGTGGACAGCAGCCGGCCCAGGGACGTCTCCGAGCTACGCTCGTCCCCTGCCTCCCGGGACTCGTCCTCGTCCTCCGTTCCGTTTGGGGACAGATGCCCCGTAGTGCAAACAGAGAGACATGCGTCCCCCAGGGGACAGTCAGGGCCCCGGTCTGTGTTACAGGAGCCGGCAGGGGCCTCGGCCCGGTGGACGTCCCTCACTGCGTCCTCTGCTCCCCACTCACCATCCTGGGGACAGACGGATGTCTCCACTGGACTGTCCAGGTCCCTGGGTTGGACGGATGTCCCCGGTGGACCGTCCCTGTCCCTCTGCGTCTCTTCAGAGTCAGAAAAAGCACCAAAGTCTGCAAACTCGTCCTTTTGGACACCGTCCTCGTCCTCTGTGGATGGTCCTCTGGCATGAGAAGGGACAGAGTCTTGTGAGGAGGGGCTTCcctgaaggtcaaaggtcacaaacCCGTTGGTCAGGACCTCTGCATCTTCACCGTTGCAATCAACAGAGACATCCTGCGAGGAGGACGCCGTCTTCCTGGCGTCCGTCCGCTCTGGGGGACAGACCTCCAGGTGGCCGTTGGCCTTGGACGGCTCGCCaaagggggcgtggccaaagCCCGGCCCCCCGCTGCCGTTGTGAAGGTCGGGTGGCGAGGTGGCGGTCAGCGCCTGGTTCTGGTCGAAGGACATCGGCGTGTCCAACTCGGAGAAGCTGACGCTGGTGGGGACGCCGGAGAATGTCCCAAAGTCCCCAAACTCATCGTCCTCTTCCTCGGCGCCATCCTCCATCGGTGGCGGCGACGAAGAGTACATCCGGATCACGTCTGGCTCCATCACGCTACGGTCCCACGGGACGCGCCGCGGCTACACCTgggacagagacagacaggaagtcagCAGGAGACAGCGATGGTTCGAGTCCCAGCAGAACCTGAACATAAATTTGGTATCAGACCAGGAAACCTGACTGAACAACCTCACCTCCAAATATGGCATCGCTTCCCCCCACCCACAGGGACACGCCCACCCACAGGGACACGCCCACCCACAGGGACACGCCCACCCAGAGGGACACGCCCACCCACAGGGACACGCCCACCAACAACTCTTCCTCACGTCAGCGGAGAATCAGTCCATATTCTTCTTCACTAATTCAGCTGAACAGCTTCCGCTTCTGCCTGAAGGAAGAAACTGTGGCAGTGGGCGGGGCCAACATACCTGTGGGCAGGTGACCCAGCAGCTGAGTTAGACTACaaaccagtagaaccagaaaAACCAGTTCTCCTGCAGGAGACGTCACTGAGTGACGTGTCAAAGCCCGGTGCTGCCATGGAAACCAgtatcagaaccagaaccaggggTCTTAAAGTCAGAATCTGACCCGAGACCTGCTCACTGGCTCGGTGAGGGTTTCCATGACAGCAGCTGTTTCCGAACCTCCCGAACCTTTTCCCGGctgctccgccgaacccctcgGTGTCTGACACTTTATGTAGCcgctagcagcagcagctagctGGGCTAACAGGGGCCCGTCGGCGGTCGGAGGAGGTTGGATGGTGGTCGGCGGTTCGGTGCTCATGGAGGCGGATGTTTGGACACTTTGGACCCAGACCCAGTCCGGTCCAGTCAGCATGAGAACACAAACTAACAGGCCGATCACCTGCTTCACTgcagctagcttagcttagctaCCCTGTGGACTGAGGGCAGATTTAACCGAATAACGTTTCAAATCTCCGGTACCGAAACGGTCAGGGAGttagaaacaaatgaaagcCGTAAATTCGCTCCAGTCTGGTTCCGTGAAGCAGCAGATCCACACAGAACCGAGCCGAACTCCAAGCACAACAATCCTGTTTCCCGCATCT harbors:
- the aftpha gene encoding aftiphilin a, producing the protein MEPDVIRMYSSSPPPMEDGAEEEDDEFGDFGTFSGVPTSVSFSELDTPMSFDQNQALTATSPPDLHNGSGGPGFGHAPFGEPSKANGHLEVCPPERTDARKTASSSQDVSVDCNGEDAEVLTNGFVTFDLQGSPSSQDSVPSHARGPSTEDEDGVQKDEFADFGAFSDSEETQRDRDGPPGTSVQPRDLDSPVETSVCPQDGEWGAEDAVRDVHRAEAPAGSCNTDRGPDCPLGDACLSVCTTGHLSPNGTEDEDESREAGDERSSETSLGRLLSTDGLEDLGDISTTGSSPPPPGDDATPAVDDFGDFGDAASFGAQGFADFEQNRPDGPEPPEPAGSESEDDFGDFNSPKVLGGQRDGDRGTFADFPSSESFGNFSSAKDGEDDSDWRAFSEQNQNQNQEDGESWAAFSSEPSGEEDRDEDREDAGRTEPPSGALSGRLETLFLSSFPVGSSSQQQVGEGQRVETLKVLLEPRGEEEEEEESSRRGGGVWTQLQDVHEALGLRYQWGGSHGNKVLLCCLGIDTRNILFTGQKKQPVIVPMYAAGLGMLEPTKEPVKPVSAAEMIASIAQXPPAVAEKNSVQPDSVQQEPLPPVQFDWSSSGLTNPLDASGGSALLNLDFFGPVEDSGSSSSASIPGVDPELFELTTAKLDPSGAGSRVADAFARLMSTMEKTSTSTRKPRREENLSDEASKVIAALPDLSFMQAKVLMFPATLTPLCSQATPD